The window GGAGGTCCTGCTTCCACAGGCGCTCGCGGAAGACGCGAGGCTCGAGCACCTCCAGCTCGGTCTTCATGTTCAGGTTCTCCAGGAGCACGGCCTGGACGGCCTCGGCCATGGGCTTGGACTGCAGCGCCTCGTCGCGCATCGACAGGACGATCCGCGGCCAGTTCTTGCCGCCCTCGTACGGCGTGCCCTTGAGCATCGACATCGCGAGCTTCGCGTCGAAGCGCTGGATGTCGCGGATCTTCTTGTCGTCCACGAACCCGGGGAACCCGGGCGGGATCATGCAGTGGGCCGGGATCGAGAACCCCTGCGCCACCTTGGCCACCGACTCCCGGTCCACGGCATGGGCCATGGCCTTGCGGACCTTGAGATTGTCGAAGGGCGGCTTGGTCACCTGGGGGGTCAGGTACCAGGTGCCGGGGAACGGATACCGGAAGACCTCCTTGGCGGTCTTCGCGTCGCCCTGGAGCCGCTTGAGGTCGGCGGCCTGGAGCGCGGTCAGGTCCAGCTCGTTGTTCTCGTAGGGGAGCGCCCCCGACTGCACGGGGATGATGGGGATGACCACCTTCTCGAGGGTCACGTCTTTGGCCTCGAAGAAGTGCTTGTTCTTTCTGAGCACCATCTGCTTGTTGTGCTCCCAGCTCTCGAGGACGAACGGCCCGTTGCTGACGATGTTGCCCGGCTCCGTCCACTTGTCGCCGTGCTTCTCGACGGAGGGCCGATGGCCCGGGAGCGCGGCGAGATACGCCGCCAGGACCGGGAAGTAGCCCCGCGGCCCCTCGAGGGTCACCTCGAGTGTCCAGTCGTCCTTGGCGCGGATGCCGACCTGGGCGGCGTCGGTCACCTGGCCCTTGTTGAACGCCTCGCCGTTCTTCAGGTCATAGAGGAACGCGGCATAGGGGGCCTTCGAGGCCGGATCGAGCTGGCGCTTCCAGGAGTACTCGAAGTCGCGCGCCGTGCACGGGCTCCCGTCGGACCACTTGGAGTCCTTCCGGATCGTGAAGGTCCACACCGAGCCGTCCTGGTTCGACGCGATCTTGCTCGCGACGTAGGGGACGGATTGGAATTCCGCGTTGAACTTCATCAGCCCGGCCCACAGCGCCGGGACGCCGCCGCAGTAGAGATCCTTGTTGAAGTCCTGGCTGGCGGGGTCGTTCTGGTACAGGCCGCCGCCGCCGTAGCGGAAGGCCTGCTCCTTGGCGAGCTTCTCGCCCGGCGCCAGCTTGGGCGCCGCCGACGCCGGCCGGGCGTTGAAGCCGGCCGCGCCCATGGCGGCGAGCCCGGCCGCCACCCGCAGGAAGTCGCGCCGGCCGACGCCGGCGGCGCCGAGGCGCTCCGCGAGCAGCTCCATCTGTCGGTCGGAGATCGAAGGACTGTTCATGTCGCCTCCTTGGTTGAGAGTGCGCGCTTTTCCTCGGAGGGGGGCTCCGCCCCCCTTCCGAACCTCCACCCGGGAAGGGGTGGCGCGGGCAAAGCCCGCGCTCGGAGCGCTTCGATCAGAAGCGCGCGGCCGGTCCCGTGGCGAGGCGGCGTCATTTACTTGAGCTTCGGGTCCAGTGCATCCCGGACGCCGTCGCCGAGGAAGGTGAACGAGAGCATGGTGACGGCGATGGCGATCGACGGGACGACGCAGAGGTGCCAGTACGTCCGGAGGAACTGCTGGCCCTCGCCCACCATCTGGCCCCACGACGGGGTCGGGGGATTGATGCCCACGCCGATGAAGGACAGGGCCGCCTCGGTGAAGATGGCCTGGGGGATCCCGAAGGTGACGGCCACGACGATGGGGGTGAGGGCATTGGGCAGCACGTGCCGCCCGAGCACCCGGGCGAATCCTCCGCCGAGTGCCCGCGCCCCCTCGACGAACTCCTTCTCCTTGAGCGACAGGACCTGGGCCCGCGTCTGGCGGGCGATCCCGACCCATCCGGTCAGCCCGATGGCGATGAAGATGTTCAGGAGCCCCGCCCCGAGCATCGACATCACCAGGATCACGAAGAGCAGGTTGGGGAAGGCGTACATGACGTCCACGAACCGCATGAGGAACAGGTCGGCGCGGCCACCCCAGTAGCCGGACAGCGCGCCAACGGGGACGCCGATCAGGACGACGACCAGCTGGGCGCCGAGCCCCACCAGCATCGAGACGCGCGCCCCGTAGATCATGCGCGAGACCATGTCGCGGCCGAGCTGATCCGTGCCCAGCGGATAATCGCGCGACGGGCTTTCGTTGAGGCGGCCGAAGTTGGTCTTGGTGTAAGAGTAGGGAGCCAGCACGTCGGCGAAGATCGCCAGCAGGCAGAGCACCACGACCACGAGACCCCCGGCCACCGCCAGGCGGTTCCGGACGAGCCGCCGGAGCGCGTCCCGCCAGAGACTGGACGAGCGGACCCCCTCCTGGCCGGGCAGGACGACGCCGACCAGGACCGCTTCGGTGCCGATGCTAGTATCGGATGCGGGGCTCGAGAGCGCCATAGATCAGGTCCACCACCAGGTTCATCACCGCCAGAAAGGCGCCATAGGTCAGGACCACGGCCATGATCATCGGGTAGTCGCGCCCGGTCATGGAGAGGACGAAGAACCGCCCCATCCCGGGCACGCGGAAGATGGCTTCCACGAAGAAGGAGCCGGTGCCGATGGCGGCGAAGAGCGGCCCCAGGAGGGTGACCACGGGGATGAGGGCGTTCTTCAGGGCGTGCTTGAAGATGATCGGCGCTTCGGCGAGTCCCTTGGCCCGTGCCGTCAGCGTGTAGTCGGCCCGGATCACCTCCAGCATGCTCGCCCGCGTGTAGCGCGCGACGATCCCCATCGGCGCCAGGGCCAGGGTCACCGTGGGCAGGACCCAGTTCCGGGGCGAGTCCCACCCGCCCGTCGGAAAGAGCGGGATCACGAAGGAGAAGAGAATGATCGCGAAGACGGCCAGGACGAAGTTCGGAACGGCGACGCCGAAGGTGGCGAGGGTGACCGACACGTAGTCCCACGTCCGATTCTGATGGATCGCGGCCAGGATGCCCAGGGTGAGCCCCCCGATCACCGCGAGGGCGAAGGCCAGGCTCCCCAGGAGGAGCGAGACCGGAAAGGTCTCGACGATGATCTCGGCGACGGTGCGGGTCTTGTACACGAAGGACATCCCGAAATCGCCGCGGACCGCCTTGGAGAGGAAGATCAGGAACTGCTCGTGGAGCGGCTTGTCGAGCCCGTAAGCCGCGGCGAGGTTCTTCTGGGCCTCCAGGGGCAGGGGATTGGCCCCCTCGGCCACGGGATCGAGCGGACTCCCCGGTGTGGCGTGCATCACCAGGAACGTCACCAGGGCCATGGCCAGGAGCGTCGGAACGAGCCAGAGGACGCGAGAAGCCGCGTATTGGAGCACCCAAAGGTCTCCCGGGTGCTCCTACTATTGTCGAGCGGGTGTCGGAGAGTCAAGGGGCAAGGCCCCGAGGGTTCCCGGCCGGGCGCGTAGCGGCGGGGTATGATAGCCGTGTCCGAACGGGTGGGGAGG of the Candidatus Methylomirabilota bacterium genome contains:
- a CDS encoding peptide ABC transporter substrate-binding protein translates to MNSPSISDRQMELLAERLGAAGVGRRDFLRVAAGLAAMGAAGFNARPASAAPKLAPGEKLAKEQAFRYGGGGLYQNDPASQDFNKDLYCGGVPALWAGLMKFNAEFQSVPYVASKIASNQDGSVWTFTIRKDSKWSDGSPCTARDFEYSWKRQLDPASKAPYAAFLYDLKNGEAFNKGQVTDAAQVGIRAKDDWTLEVTLEGPRGYFPVLAAYLAALPGHRPSVEKHGDKWTEPGNIVSNGPFVLESWEHNKQMVLRKNKHFFEAKDVTLEKVVIPIIPVQSGALPYENNELDLTALQAADLKRLQGDAKTAKEVFRYPFPGTWYLTPQVTKPPFDNLKVRKAMAHAVDRESVAKVAQGFSIPAHCMIPPGFPGFVDDKKIRDIQRFDAKLAMSMLKGTPYEGGKNWPRIVLSMRDEALQSKPMAEAVQAVLLENLNMKTELEVLEPRVFRERLWKQDLQLVWIRWFMDYPDPHNEYFDTFYGKRTTGKRQAWGNDDFDKQLEAGRDTRDPKKRLEHYAKAEEILQSDVGYIPAQWVVRYAAAKPWVRGIEKNKAGEPVLEGNIYVDMLSHLYIVE
- a CDS encoding ABC transporter permease is translated as MALSSPASDTSIGTEAVLVGVVLPGQEGVRSSSLWRDALRRLVRNRLAVAGGLVVVVLCLLAIFADVLAPYSYTKTNFGRLNESPSRDYPLGTDQLGRDMVSRMIYGARVSMLVGLGAQLVVVLIGVPVGALSGYWGGRADLFLMRFVDVMYAFPNLLFVILVMSMLGAGLLNIFIAIGLTGWVGIARQTRAQVLSLKEKEFVEGARALGGGFARVLGRHVLPNALTPIVVAVTFGIPQAIFTEAALSFIGVGINPPTPSWGQMVGEGQQFLRTYWHLCVVPSIAIAVTMLSFTFLGDGVRDALDPKLK
- a CDS encoding ABC transporter permease, with product MLQYAASRVLWLVPTLLAMALVTFLVMHATPGSPLDPVAEGANPLPLEAQKNLAAAYGLDKPLHEQFLIFLSKAVRGDFGMSFVYKTRTVAEIIVETFPVSLLLGSLAFALAVIGGLTLGILAAIHQNRTWDYVSVTLATFGVAVPNFVLAVFAIILFSFVIPLFPTGGWDSPRNWVLPTVTLALAPMGIVARYTRASMLEVIRADYTLTARAKGLAEAPIIFKHALKNALIPVVTLLGPLFAAIGTGSFFVEAIFRVPGMGRFFVLSMTGRDYPMIMAVVLTYGAFLAVMNLVVDLIYGALEPRIRY